Proteins encoded within one genomic window of Bacteroidota bacterium:
- a CDS encoding dioxygenase, translating to METTDLSKIVDKFSSTKKMPVLFTSHGNPMEALSDLNATPFFTSLGVVSKKIRDEFSINAVLVISAHWLTRGTYVNAGEVQETIHDYYGFPKEYYEIKYPAHGSPAYAHEVKKLAPVVNETKEWGLDHGSWPVLRHYFPNGDIPVFQMSIDYYQSAQYHFDLAKQLKPLREKGVLIIGSGAVVHNLKQGMKKMLHGERSLFGWEEEFDQWVKMKVDQRDFQSLIDYEKNKLGLTASPTPDHYVPMLYSLGVADKDELIEHTFEELLPAFSNRGFRIG from the coding sequence ATGGAAACAACCGACCTGTCGAAGATCGTGGATAAATTTTCTTCCACGAAAAAAATGCCGGTGCTTTTTACTTCGCATGGAAATCCCATGGAAGCGCTTTCTGATCTGAACGCAACTCCTTTTTTTACCAGTCTCGGAGTAGTGAGTAAAAAAATCCGCGATGAATTTTCCATCAATGCAGTGCTCGTTATTTCCGCGCACTGGCTCACGCGTGGTACGTACGTGAACGCTGGCGAAGTGCAGGAAACAATCCACGATTATTATGGCTTTCCAAAGGAGTATTACGAAATAAAATATCCTGCGCATGGCTCGCCCGCGTATGCGCACGAAGTGAAAAAACTTGCACCGGTAGTGAATGAAACGAAAGAGTGGGGACTCGATCACGGTTCATGGCCGGTGCTTCGTCATTATTTCCCCAATGGAGATATTCCTGTTTTCCAGATGAGCATCGATTATTACCAGTCGGCGCAATATCATTTCGATCTTGCAAAACAATTGAAACCGCTTCGTGAAAAAGGTGTACTCATCATCGGCAGCGGCGCCGTGGTGCATAACCTGAAACAGGGAATGAAAAAAATGCTGCACGGAGAAAGATCCCTTTTCGGTTGGGAAGAAGAATTTGATCAGTGGGTGAAAATGAAAGTGGACCAGCGGGATTTTCAATCGCTTATCGATTATGAAAAAAATAAATTGGGGTTGACCGCTTCTCCAACTCCCGATCATTATGTGCCGATGTTGTATTCACTCGGTGTGGCAGATAAAGATGAACTGATAGAACATACGTTCGAAGAATTATTGCCGGCGTTTT
- a CDS encoding DoxX family protein: MKVIPLIGRIFFSLLFLVAGLGHFSSQSVSYAASMGVPMASVLVPISGVMAVVGALSLITGYRAKWGAWIIIAFLVPVTFWMHAFWKVTDPMMMQMQMANFMKNMAMIGGALFIAYFGSGPYSIGTKLHRNKSKLVTQ; encoded by the coding sequence ATGAAAGTAATTCCATTGATCGGGCGGATATTCTTCTCGCTCCTGTTTCTGGTGGCCGGGTTAGGTCACTTCTCTTCTCAGAGTGTAAGTTATGCAGCTTCTATGGGAGTTCCCATGGCGTCGGTTCTTGTTCCGATTTCGGGTGTAATGGCGGTGGTGGGCGCCTTGAGTTTGATCACCGGTTACAGGGCGAAGTGGGGTGCATGGATCATCATCGCTTTTCTTGTACCCGTCACTTTCTGGATGCATGCGTTCTGGAAAGTTACTGATCCGATGATGATGCAAATGCAAATGGCCAACTTCATGAAGAACATGGCAATGATCGGCGGTGCACTTTTCATTGCGTATTTCGGTTCAGGGCCTTACAGCATTGGCACTAAACTCCATCGGAATAAGAGTAAATTAGTAACGCAGTAA
- a CDS encoding helix-turn-helix transcriptional regulator has translation MAPKKTAGFGKLDSTECAGKLLPVTDALYVLSGKWKLPIIIALGHGHKRFKQLQREIKGITAKMLSKELREMEMNELVTRTVYDTTPVTVEYELTKYGMTLDKVIFALGEWGEKHRKRIRGKK, from the coding sequence ATGGCACCAAAAAAAACAGCCGGTTTCGGAAAATTGGATTCCACAGAATGCGCAGGGAAACTTCTTCCCGTTACAGATGCCTTGTACGTTCTCAGCGGGAAATGGAAACTCCCGATCATCATTGCGCTTGGCCATGGGCATAAACGGTTCAAACAATTACAGCGGGAAATAAAAGGAATAACCGCGAAAATGCTTTCGAAAGAACTGCGCGAAATGGAAATGAATGAACTCGTAACAAGAACTGTTTACGATACAACTCCTGTCACCGTGGAATATGAATTAACCAAATACGGAATGACACTCGACAAAGTGATCTTTGCATTGGGGGAATGGGGAGAAAAACACCGGAAACGGATCAGGGGAAAAAAGTGA
- a CDS encoding alpha/beta hydrolase, translating to MWATPHYLNISPEDEIAFYDSGIVKSDTQANKPVLVFVHGLGLNGKFWNYAVEYLRNDFRCIAIDLPGHGCSRKFRGDFSMNFFAGVVRALIEKLNLQDVTLAGHSMGGQISIVTALQMPSVVQRLVLISPAGIETFSPEEKMHLVQGTEFFYRAPMDVAHVMSMYAPQLGARAEQVSELAQEHLEQQKEMFSQFSETIISCVKGMLNEPVMSFLPHLHQPVLVLYGKNDQLIPNRILHSSMKISDIAEIAKQKIIHSKVELLDDCGHYLPFENPHLFSKKIIPFYLSTEK from the coding sequence ATGTGGGCCACTCCTCATTATCTTAATATTTCTCCTGAAGATGAAATAGCATTTTACGATTCGGGAATTGTTAAATCTGATACGCAGGCGAATAAACCTGTTCTTGTTTTTGTACATGGATTGGGATTGAATGGAAAATTCTGGAATTATGCAGTGGAATACCTGCGGAATGATTTCCGTTGCATCGCCATCGATCTTCCCGGGCACGGTTGTTCAAGAAAATTCCGCGGCGATTTTTCTATGAATTTTTTTGCAGGAGTTGTGCGCGCGTTGATTGAAAAACTGAACCTGCAGGATGTAACACTCGCCGGACATTCGATGGGCGGACAGATCAGTATCGTTACTGCTTTGCAAATGCCGTCTGTGGTGCAGCGATTGGTTCTTATTTCTCCTGCGGGAATTGAAACTTTTTCTCCCGAAGAAAAAATGCATCTTGTGCAGGGCACTGAATTTTTTTATCGCGCTCCTATGGATGTTGCGCACGTGATGAGCATGTACGCACCACAGCTGGGCGCGCGTGCTGAACAGGTGAGCGAGCTTGCGCAGGAACATCTCGAACAACAGAAAGAAATGTTTTCGCAATTCAGTGAAACAATTATTTCCTGCGTGAAAGGAATGCTCAACGAACCCGTGATGAGTTTTCTTCCCCATCTTCATCAACCGGTTCTTGTGCTCTATGGGAAAAATGACCAGCTCATTCCCAATAGAATTCTTCATTCATCCATGAAAATTTCCGATATCGCGGAGATTGCAAAACAAAAGATCATTCATTCAAAAGTTGAACTCCTCGATGATTGCGGACATTATCTTCCATTCGAAAATCCACATTTGTTTTCGAAGAAAATAATCCCGTTTTACCTGTCCACGGAAAAATAA
- the phaC gene encoding class III poly(R)-hydroxyalkanoic acid synthase subunit PhaC, whose product MANENLVKQIAETGTKLVKGYDNLVKIDKVEVATTPKELVFKVDKIKLYRYKRETPAKFNTPVIVSYALVNRHDMLDIQPDRSFVKNLLDLGLDIYMIDWGYPTQADKDVTLDDYVNWFLDDIVDFVRKNNEVEKVNLMGICQGGTLSLIYTSLHTEKIKNLVTLVTPVDFSTNEGLLFRWSKNINFDRLVDSYGTVPGEFLNNGFSMLKPMMRVNKYMGMVDIMEDKNKMLNFLRMEKWINDSPNQSGECFRQFMKDLYQGNKLFKDELVIGGKKISLKNITIPVLNIYAEEDHLVPPSASIPLNEKLGTKDNELYKFPGGHIGVFVGTRSQKELAPAVIKFLGSRD is encoded by the coding sequence ATGGCGAACGAGAATCTTGTAAAACAAATCGCGGAGACCGGAACCAAACTGGTGAAAGGTTATGATAATCTTGTGAAGATCGACAAGGTGGAAGTTGCTACCACTCCGAAAGAACTTGTTTTCAAAGTCGATAAGATCAAATTGTACCGCTACAAGCGAGAGACTCCTGCGAAATTCAATACGCCGGTTATCGTATCGTACGCATTGGTGAATCGCCATGACATGCTCGATATTCAGCCCGACAGAAGTTTTGTAAAAAATCTCCTCGATCTTGGCCTGGATATTTACATGATCGATTGGGGATATCCTACGCAGGCCGATAAAGATGTGACGCTTGATGATTATGTGAATTGGTTCCTCGACGATATCGTTGATTTTGTGCGGAAGAATAATGAAGTGGAGAAAGTAAATCTCATGGGCATTTGCCAGGGAGGAACCCTCTCACTTATTTACACTTCGCTGCACACGGAGAAAATAAAAAATCTCGTTACGCTCGTTACTCCCGTCGATTTTTCTACCAATGAAGGATTGCTTTTCCGATGGTCTAAAAATATCAATTTCGATCGTCTCGTGGATTCTTATGGAACTGTTCCCGGTGAATTTCTCAATAACGGATTCTCGATGTTGAAACCGATGATGCGCGTGAATAAATACATGGGCATGGTCGACATCATGGAAGACAAAAATAAAATGCTGAATTTTCTTCGAATGGAAAAATGGATAAACGATTCTCCGAATCAATCCGGAGAATGTTTCCGCCAGTTCATGAAAGATCTTTACCAGGGAAATAAATTGTTTAAAGATGAATTGGTGATCGGCGGAAAAAAAATTTCACTTAAAAATATTACCATTCCGGTTCTGAATATTTATGCCGAAGAAGATCATTTGGTTCCTCCTTCGGCATCTATTCCGCTCAATGAAAAACTCGGAACGAAAGACAATGAATTATATAAATTTCCGGGTGGACATATCGGCGTTTTCGTTGGTACCCGCTCACAAAAAGAACTTGCACCTGCCGTAATTAAATTTCTCGGCTCGCGCGACTGA
- a CDS encoding MaoC family dehydratase has product MIEQGTNFNHTFRFTQKEVELFAEVTGDKNPVHLDADYAAKTMFKRPIIHGFLGGSVLSKVFGTLFPGEGTIYLKQSMSFMRPMFVDTDYEVRMMVKEVNKEKHRAIVETNIADLKTNELVISGEATVMNVNKI; this is encoded by the coding sequence ATGATAGAACAGGGAACTAATTTCAATCACACCTTCCGTTTCACTCAAAAAGAAGTTGAATTATTTGCAGAAGTAACAGGTGATAAAAATCCGGTTCATCTCGATGCAGATTATGCAGCGAAAACGATGTTTAAACGTCCGATTATTCACGGATTCCTCGGCGGAAGTGTTCTTTCAAAAGTTTTCGGAACGTTATTTCCAGGTGAAGGAACGATCTATCTCAAACAATCGATGTCATTCATGCGCCCGATGTTCGTTGACACGGATTATGAAGTGCGCATGATGGTGAAAGAAGTGAACAAAGAAAAACACCGCGCAATTGTAGAAACGAATATTGCAGATCTAAAAACAAATGAACTTGTAATCAGCGGAGAAGCAACAGTGATGAACGTGAATAAAATCTGA